Proteins encoded in a region of the Hippocampus zosterae strain Florida chromosome 11, ASM2543408v3, whole genome shotgun sequence genome:
- the LOC127610623 gene encoding LOW QUALITY PROTEIN: quinone oxidoreductase-like protein 1 (The sequence of the model RefSeq protein was modified relative to this genomic sequence to represent the inferred CDS: deleted 1 base in 1 codon): MFKRGRSNINHHLASLIVNKRSRKRWSRDTRKVNRNANSLLCMNINSIRISSEKHLGEEGGLDNMKGLFCQISGNELKFVNQETMLPEVLGSHDVRIHVKACSLSPVDLKFLEDVGLQRDAIPLGRELAGVVQQVGPKVTFFQPNDEVVGILPLDSVCSGLSDVIDMNEQYLVPKAEKLSCTGAAAALEDGLRAYSALHTHARMAAGQTLLVADGASPFGLMCIQLACYHGVRVLTTSHSQQQHTFLEQLRPSVVRVIPVYKNPSELLPAVMEETGGLGVDIVVDQGVSLQEKEQDKEEGEEATFLLHKHDIISALAVGGHWVTSYQDLQLDPPDSRLMFLKSASVSFLNPQVWLASSSQQGRYLHILRDIMEKMSSGILRPQPEEAVPLQEAAAAMEDVQLQRKKKAVVEI; the protein is encoded by the exons ATGTTCAAGCGAGGGCGCTCTAACATAAATCATCACTTGGCTTCGCTGATTGTGAACAAACGAAGTAGGAAAAGGTGGTCACGTGACACGCGCAAAGTAAACAGAAACGCCAATTCGTTGCTTTGTATGAATATCAATTCCATTCGAATTTCATCTGAAAAACATTtgggggaagagggggggcTG GATAACATGAAGGGTTTATTCTGCCAAATTAGCGGCAACGAGCTCAAGTTCGTCAACCAGGAAACG ATGCTTCCTGAGGTCTTGGGAAGCCATGACGTCAGAATTCACGTGAAGGCGTGTAGCCTCAGCCCGGTGGACCTCAAG TTTCTGGAAGACGTGGGCCTGCAGAGAGATGCGATTCCCCTCGGCAGGGAGCTGGCGGGCGTTGTGCAACAAG TGGGTCCAAAAGTCACCTTCTTCCAACCCAACGATGAAGTTGTCG GCATTCTGCCGCTGGACTCCGTCTGCTCAGGTCTCAGTGATGTCATCGACATGAATGAACAGTATCTAG TTCCCAAAGCGGAGAAACTGAGCTGCACCGGCGCGGCGGCGGCACTGGAAGACGGCCTGCGAGCGTACAGCGCCCTCCACACGCACGCTCGAATGGCGGCCGGTCAGACGCTCCTGGTGGCGGATGGCGCCAGC ccTTTTGGCTTGATGTGCATTCAGCTGGCGTGCTACCACGGCGTGAGGGTACTGACTACGTCGCActcgcagcagcagcacaccTTCTTGGAGCAGCTAAGACCCAGCGTAG TGAGGGTGATTCCCGTCTACAAAAACCCATCGGAGCTTCTTCCAGCGGTCATGGAGGAGACTGGGGGGCTGGGAGTGGACATAGTTGTCGACCAAGGAG TTAGTCTGCAAGAGAAGGAGCAGGACAAGGAGGAAGGGGAAGAGGCCACGTTCCTCCTACACAAGCATGACATCATCAGTGCGTTGGCAGTCGGTGGCCACTGGGTGACGTCCTACCAAGACCTGCAA CTGGATCCCCCcgacagcaggttgatgttctTGAAGTCTGCCTCCGTGTCGTTCCTCAACCCTCAAGTGTGGTTGGCGTCCTCATCCCAGCAGGGACGATACCTGC ACATTCTCAGGGACATCATGGAGAAGATGTCATCGGGAATACTCAG ACCTCAGCCCGAGGAGGCGGTTCCTCTGCAGGAAGCGGCGGCCGCCATGGAGGATGTTCAACTCCAGCGCAAGAAAAAGGCTGTGGTTGAAATTTGA